Genomic segment of Macrobrachium rosenbergii isolate ZJJX-2024 chromosome 19, ASM4041242v1, whole genome shotgun sequence:
atatgcgctctaagaggaagggagagagctATCAAATTATATGTAGCGTTATCTTGTTTACCAATTACGTCGCCACTCTTTGTAAAGACAAGTGATGCTAACAATGTAACTATTTCAAGCTTATCAATATGAATAATAGGCCGTGTCACAAAtgcagtttgtttgtttggtgtaCAAGCGATGATAAGTTTGAAGAGAAATAAGCCTGTTTCCTTATAGCACGCACTCCTTTGAGGTCGAGAAAACACCACCATGAATCTTATTTGAACCCTCAAGCAAGTGGAGACGTAAATATCTTGGAACTTTCTCTCAATATGAAAGAAATGGCGCAAGCAAATATGATAGTTTTGCATGATAAGAGGAAAAGGTCAAAGTTCGAGCGAGGAGGGCGGGGAGCTAGGGGGTTATTTGAGTGTTTGGCATCTTGGCTGGATAGAAAAAAAAGGGCAGTATACCCTTGCTTCACGATTCTAATTACTACTCAGATCCATAAACTGCTGTGAGTATAAGTCCACTCATTTCATCTGTTTTAATCTATTTTATCCATCTTAATTCCTTATTCACCCATAAACAGCCCAAATGATTAAGTTGTATCTCAAAACTAAACTTTTATCATAGTTTACACTACGCCACCTCGGATTATCCATGAGATCCCtcgaatttgtaaatatttaaagtgatacctaattataataataaaaataatgaaagtttaaGATATGAGCAGTCATACCATtgggaaaatgtaaaacaaattcgCCCGATCAAAAGTGCTTCAGCGAAGAGGGGAAGGGACAGAGTCAATAGGATTGTGGCAAGCAAGAATATTGCCATGAGCGTACCATATTGGTCACTGAAAAATATCCTTTCCACTTGAAATTCCAACAGTCGTCCGCCATTTGGTTTAAAATGTTCACTATAATTTCCCATCACTCTTCAGTTCATCCAGTAATGACATCCAAGTGCAGAACTACTATATCTTAATAGTATCGGTCTATTTTTATCTACCTAAGCTTGTGAAGAGCAACTGCAAAGATCAGTGGAACCGACAATGCACCTTGCACTTTCCCGTTCATTCCAGCTGAAGCCACGTTTGAACCAATTCCTGATAAAATGCTCGCGACGTTTATCCACCTCCAAGCACGTGGACTTGGTGTTTCCTCTTGTTACAGCAATGCCAGTGCCAAATCCCTGAAAAGAGACGCATTTTTCATGTTCTTTGATTTTGGCTTGACTTGGATTTAGAACATTTATAGTTTCTGTTTCCTGACAAACTGATCAAGACTTGCATCAATAAAAGATGAAACAGCATAGGACATAGCAGATATGAAGATCACCAATATCTTCAGGGTTGTAGGCCCTAATTGCCTACCACACACCAACTCTGACTGAGAAGAAAATGCTCTTGAGACCACTTCCCACAGGTTCCACTTTTGCTAAGCAGGATatctttttctttgcaaaaaaaaacctGTACACAACTTCACGCTCAATAGAAGCAAGAGGGAAAAGGGTTTCAAATAGTTTTTCTAGTCTTGTAAGTGAAACATCGCCATGCATCAGGATTCATCTAGTTATCTTCGTCTTTCTCTAAAGTCACCCGTATTCTGTCAAGTCCATGTTTATGACTACATTGACGGTGTTACCGGCTACAGCTATGAGGGACGCAAGTTGCTTGGTAGCTGCGCGTCTTTGTTTTTTTGGCTACTTGGAGCCACTGTGTACATGTATAGCAGCTATCACTCATGCAATGGTATAAGCACCATATTGTTTTTATCTATGAGCAAGCTTCTCCTGTTAGCTAGTTTTGTACATGCCATTCATTCTTCCCGTTGCTTTGCATTCTTTGTAACTTAATCTCTGACTTCATATTGGACTTCAGTAAACATCGAAAACTGTCTCACTTGTTGCATGTGTGCACGGAAGTACCATGATGGGATTAACTGAGTCTGGCTTTGAATCGAGTAATATTAACGAGACCcgccaaccaatagaaattcagcaccccaatgacatCACGTCTGAAATTCAAACGTCcgtatgcagtaataaaaaccttgtacgtcaatttgtaatccagtccctATGACGTCGCCGAGAGATGGGAAAATGGTCCGTcgacttgaaaaagaaaaagcaaatggaaagaaCCTTATAATTGTTTCTTAtttctgagaagcttgccagaagagaaaaagaatgatagaatatttcaaagtcttgataaaaagatagtgtctgcgaacaatgccattgactttaaTAGAAATTGCTCAAGTAATATtactttcactttcctttcgtATGGTTAaacaacctaataataataataatcatcatcatcatcaccatcatcatcatcaacacgtCTTCCAGTATTTCACAATAGTGATTTGGATCACGGACAGAATTTTCACCTTGGAGCTTCTGATAGAAGACATGCGTGCCATCTCCCTGCTCGTTCAACATTTTTACAGCTATGCCAAACATCACTCTTATATTCTCCActattttcattcttaaaaaatCAGATATAAAGAAGCTTCTTCGATCATTTTCTCATTCGCTTGTCATTACAGAAACAATAATTGTCACGGATTTCAGATCTCAACTCATGAGGTTATGAATAGTCATCTATACCAATGTAAACTGCAGTGCTATACTTGAAATAGCTGTAAGTATCTCGGAAGCATTAAGTGAAAATCCACAACTTCGTATAagagaaaaaactttatttttcaaatttaataattttcataatttgagaAATACAGCCTTTGCTCATACTGTAtacgtaattgtggatttttacttaccATTTCCAGCGACAGGTAGTACGCACCAAAGATAACTCAGATGAATGTTTATGGAAACATCTGTCCCTGCAGGAATCCGCTACGACATCAATGACGCGAAAATAATCCGGCTTCACAAACTGCTCAACGAGGCGCTGGCTTGTTTCGATGGCCCCGTGGTGTACCTCGATCTCTTCCCGAGTCTGATTTACTTGCTTCCGTTCTGGCTCAAGCAACGGCTCGGCATGCATCAGATCTACGAAAATTCCAAGGTTATCAGAACCTTTATACAGGTAAGACTGCTTGTTTTGATATCCTACATTGCACATAGGAGGCTTCATTCCGTCTTATGTTATACAGTGGTTGCATTCTTGAAAGTGTGTCAAACAcggtgtttgctgaacccttcaaaTATTCAATGGTGCACGAGTGTTCTGCCGTTGTTAATAGGTGACGCTGTTGTCGTGCTAACTATGCATCTGCTGTCTTTGTGAAGGCATGCATCAAGGGTTAATGGTATGTTTGTATGATGAACTGCCGTCCTTCAagcatgtggtggaagtgacagatggctttgtggactgctaggagctccctgtcaaatgtggagtacttttgttccacTGATGTTAACTTCTTGCCGAAGAATGCCAACAGCTGACCACCATCATCTGTGCCCTGCTCTAGTACCACTCCCATCGCCATGCTACTCCCGTCAGTCGTCAAAGTGAGGGACGtatggggtagaggaaagattaatgtggctgcagaggttattacttgttttgttgaaagaaatgcattatcttgaaaTTCCCTCAACTTAATTTTTTAGCTTTTCCTTGTAATCATTTATAGGTATGACtcatgattttagcaatatttgggataaatctatgataataattaattagtactgaaaattcttatattgctttaattgttgttggttttgggaagttgataattgcttttactttctctgaGAGGTATTTAATGCCGTCTGGGCCTATTTGATGCCCAAGAATTCCAGTTTTCTAGGTCACCCAGCATTTAGTCCATAAGTCCTTGGAGGGCTGCCCCTGCGTTCCAAAGGCCGAAACAGCTGTAGCTGAATGTGTAGGTGCCAAAGGAGGTGATGATCGCGgtcttttctatatcttccttcgctactggaacttggaagtatcccttcagcaggtctattttggtgaagatctttgctccaTTCATTTGGTTGGCTATATCTACTATGTTCGGCAACGGGTATCTATCTGGCTTCATTTTGGCGTTTAGCCGCCGGTAGTCTCCGCATGGGCGCCATGCCTCCATCGGGTTTCAGAAGCCCTTGGGCTGGGGGCTTTTCGGCATATTCCTGCATTCTCCATCTCCCTGAACATGTGTTTGGTGTAGGCAAGTTTCCCTGGGGCTAACCGtatggtgctggatgttgtgtttGCTGGTGTGGTTAAGTCTTGCTGCAGGTCgtctttgaagacctcttggTAGTCTTGTAGAAGTCAGCGTATCTCTGGGGTTGCTGTTGCGATGAGGCCTGTTTGTCGTCTCTGCTGTCGCGGTGATGATGTGGTGGTGCGTCTTTTGCACAGCTGTTGGGGAGATGGTACAGGAGAATTCCCgggatcagttgttttgatgctacatCCACTAACAGGTTGTGTGCTTTTAGGAAGCTGGAATGCTGGCATTGTGATGCTTGCGGTAAGagtgatacatttaacataacattaatatgaacgataatatatgtacaaaggatgcgtgatatctgctgtgtttcttgcaTGCATGTGCTTGGCGCGCACAGATGCTCCTTGTGACATTAGTCGGCCAAGTAAGATAGACGGTGTTTGTGTCCAAGCGGGACCTACATCCTCATATACTTATACTCAGTCTTATATCAATCTTCACATTTTTTACGTTTCCATAACTTAATTATAAATAATCCtagcaaaaattaattataaataatccaagcaataattacttataaataatcaaagaaataatCAATTATTAATGAATGAAGCCATAATTGATTGTATGTAATCTAAgcaataattaattataaataatccaagcaatatttaattataaataatccaAGCAATAATTATAAATCCAAATAATTCACTATAAATAATCCAACCAATAATTAATAAGTTTTAGCATCATTCACCTTTGAAATTTCGTTATCAAAATATAGGTCAAGTTAATAACTGAAAGATCTCTTTGAAGTTTAGCTACAACATTGTGAAccccttaatattaatatttcgcCTCTGATAAATTGCCTCTGTGTAGAAGTGAAATACTGTACCTCCCTGTGCTGTCTCTATAAGCCCCTCAAGAAGATTATTAAGAAAACCCCTTGGCTGACTTATGTAGTTATTAGTAACAAAGAGGGAGcaataatgtagataaaagttAACAATTAAGCACCTTCGTTAATAACTAATGATACTCTAGAAATGGCAATGAAAACATCTATGAAATCGAATGAGTGAATAATTTTGATACTAATCCCAACAAAGAACATTTACGTCCTTATGAAAGACATAGTCAGCTACCACCAGTACCAAGGCACACCCCCACCTACTGTACGTCGCTTCTCCAAGATTTTCTGGACCATCATTTGAATCAGGCAGATAAGAACCTCTATCAGGACTCACTGTACAAGAATCTCGCCTGACCAATTAGTGAATGACCAAATTCTTGAACTGAGAAATGTTTGAGTTGACTGGAATACGACTAAAAATCCACAGTCGTCagttaaataagacaaataatagAGAAGACATACTGCATCCACAAAGCAGACCTATAAAACATGGGAACGCGatcttccagtaaaaaaaaaatgatgacggaagtcagtaaaatttaaagACCTAGTGAAGAGAACAACCCCTGGTGGAAGAAAGTAGCTATCTCCATTTGCAATATGACACAGATAAAACAGATTTTTCTTCCGGGACTAAAGATTaccataaattaaataagaaatctcCAATATCATTCGGTTTCAAAATAGATGATTTTCATCCGGAATTCAATCCGGCTTATTTCTTGGTGCTCGAAAAAAATTCTTGATGctcggaaaaaaaaattctcgatgctcgaaaaaaatttcttgatgttCGAAAAAAACTTCTTGATGCTCAggaaaaaattcttgataatcgaAAAAAATTTCTTGATGCTCGAAAATAAAAAACCACTTATCTACTCGCAGGAAGAAGTCCTGAATCAACACGTGAAAAACATCGACCGAGATAATCCCAAGGACTTCATCGATTCGTACTTAGTGGaaatggaaaggaggaagaatGATCCTGAATCTACAATGAGCAGTAAGTTTGCAAAATGAATGATGATTTGAATACGTGATTATGCGAAAAGCTTTCTCGAGAGTGGGTGAAAAGAATTTTCGCTACCTCTTTACCGGGGAAAGAAGCTTGGCTTTACTTATTTCCTCATTGTTTCCTTTATTAACAACGGTGTTAAGCAATaccgtattttttctttattacatgtaaataataaaataatagttatgTTGATTAAAAGCGTAAACCAAATAATCCTTTTAGTTTCTGTATAGTTAGCATCTTGTAGCCTAACGTCAATTGCAAATAAGTAAAACTATTCTGAAAGCATTGTTGACGCAGACTTAATATTTTGCGTGAATTTAGGGAAAACGAATTGGCCAACTGAATCTGCATAACAGTGGTATTATATGAAAAGAATTCAATTCGGGGTAATTTACAAATGCCCTCATGAATCTCAGAAATTCATTACACTGGGCCACTGTTTTTCAATCCCAGAGCCTGTTTACAAACATCCTTCAATCTCACTTTGAAGGCTCAGCAATGCTGTAATGTATCCTTAAAACACCCTTTTCATTCACTCACCAAAGACTCAAATTGTTCTCTTGACAGTGGACGATCTTACTTACGGGTTGATCGATTTCTTCGGCGACGGAACATCGACGACTTCGGCCACCACGAGGTGGGCAGTTTTTTACTTGGCGAAATATCCGGAGATCCAGAAGAAGGTTCAGAAGGAAATTGACAGCGTCGTGCCCAAGGATGAGCTTCCGTCTCTCGAACACAAGGACAGGTAAGGATAGACACTCGGGTCCTGTTTAATGGTAGCGTTTACTTCGAAACGGAATCACATTCAGGCAATCATTAAAACATTACCGTCGGCAATTTTGCCGCGTTCTTCCTTGTTGGTAACAAGGGTGAAGTTATTGTGATTCTTGCTACGTatttctggttattattattattattattattattattattattattattattaagatgaaccccattcatatggaacatacccacaggggccactgacttgaaattcaagcttccaaagaatatggtgttcattaggaataagtaagaggaggtagaggaaaatacagaaagaagagatctcacttatgaaaaaagaaaaattaaaattaataacttaatgaacagataaaaatgtattaaaatacaagaatggtAATAGAGTAGTAATCTACTGCATCTTCGGTTGAACTTATGAAAGTTCCAATTGAACGCCATCCTCAGGaagaatgtttataaatacattcaCAGTGAGAGAAGGTGAACTGCCAAGCTCAGCTGGTGTCTCTGCCTTTCCAGGTTACATTACACCGAAGCCTTTATCCATGAAGTATTGAGAGTGTCGTCGGTTGCACCCTTAGGTGGACCTCACACCAACTCTGAAGAAATTGAGCTCGGAGGTTACAGGATACCCAAGGTACGTTTTTAAAATCTACGTTAATGCATCACTCATTCAACACCTCTTGTCCCTGACGATCCGAGATaaccaaaaattaatgaaattaattcatttttctgtttttcctctaTAACTTTCACACTTGTTTTTTAACCTGATCAGTTCTTCAAgttgaattggaatataaaatttatgccaaagaccaagcactgggaactatgaggtcattcagcgctgaaaataaagttgaaacaattgttactaTAGGGTGGAAAGCACGATgggaggaagagaatatgaacggaagtatagtaaaaagaacgaaaggggatgcagctaggggctgaacggacgctgcaaagtaatgactacagtgtacCCCGGCCTTATATGCTGTATATCCTTGGCTAGCGGTTGCTATGCAGAATACCGCTCAAAATATCCCTTTAacaaactgattgattgattgattgattatgaatttACTTGATATATAACTATATTGAGTCAAACCCGTAGGGGAGGTAGTGTCGTCAGAGTGGAGTGTATAGAGTTCAGGCTAAAGGCCAGGCACTgcggcctatgaggtcattcagcgctggaaaggaaattgagagtaggtaggtttgaaaggtgtaacaggaggaataccgaatcatgaaataattgttaggagaggatggataacaagatggaagagagagaatatgaatggatacagtaaatggaatgaaaggggttgcagctaggggccgaagggacgctgcaaagaacctctagtaatgcctacagtgcacctcacgcagtccattgtagtcattacttaagattcttttcagcgtcccttcagccccaagCTGTAACCCATTTCAGTCATTTCCctctacctcttttcatattctctttctttcatcttgctttccaccctctcctaacaattgattcatagtgcaaactgctaggttttcctccatttacacctttcaaacctttttactgttccgttgcagcgctcaatgacctcacaggtcccagtgcctggcctttggtctaagttttatattccatttcattccattccataactACACCCAAGCTATGGCTGACAATACTAACAGCATCCATACCGATTCATCTCTCTCCAGGACTGCATCCTCATAGGCCACCTGGAATTCTGCCACAAGCATCCACGTTACTGGGAAAAGCCCAATGAATTCTACCCAGAGCATTTCCTGGACGAGAACGGGAAGTTCTGCGCGAAGAAAGAGGGCTTCCTTCCCTTTGGCATAGGTCGTAGGATATGCATCGGGGAGGCCTTGGCTCGCATGGAACTCTTCTACTTTATCACGGCCCTGATACAGAATTTCACCTTCACCGTGCCGGAGGGCGAGACACTGACCACCGAGAAGAGCACTTCTGAGAGGATCTTTGCTTTCCCAACTTCTTTCAAGATCCTGATTACTGAAAGGACATAGGTTCATTTACGACTGTCTTTTTGTCTGAAGGGAAACGAACTTTTTCGTAATTTTCTGTTGTCAAAATTTTTGTGAAAGACTGTCTGGCTCAAATAACGGGTAGGTGAATGGTTTCACAAAGATAACTGGGTATGAAATTAAATTTGCTGGTAATTTTCCACTTtcaaattttttgtgaaaaactgTCTGAACTGGAGTTTGAAATAATAGGTGTCATttcccattttcaatttttttgtgaaaaactaTTTGACtcgaaatttaaaataataggTAGGTGGAGGGGTTCTTAAACGTAACTGTATATGTAATgaacttttttgtaattttctatgTTCAAAAGTTTTGTGAAAAACTGACTCGAATAATAGGTAGGTAAATggtttcatttatcaatttttttttttagcaaaactaCCTCGAAGTTTAAAATAGGCGGTAGGTGTGAAACGGCTTTCATAACGATAACTGTGTACACATTACGCACATGTATGGCCAGAAAAGTGCGGTAGATTTCTGAGAAAAACCTAATCTAATTCTAAAATTTATCCTAATGAAAAGTTACTTAAAAATTATCAAGGATTACTATAAATTACTGAAGAAACACT
This window contains:
- the LOC136848769 gene encoding cytochrome P450 2L1-like; translated protein: MWTEIVLSLVILVLFAFIASSKKPSGIPPGLWGKPLIGVLPSHDIPLGDQVKELWKKHGDIISWRMGSQLFIFICDYKLIKAAFAKQETADRPPYYSFKAFTEFFEAGIGTTNGPVWYNNRKFALHHLKELGMGKTYLGEAIKEEARHLVGDFRKQVNRPVDLPWSINVAVLNVIWQMIAGIRYDINDAKIIRLHKLLNEALACFDGPVVYLDLFPSLIYLLPFWLKQRLGMHQIYENSKVIRTFIQEEVLNQHVKNIDRDNPKDFIDSYLVEMERRKNDPESTMSMDDLTYGLIDFFGDGTSTTSATTRWAVFYLAKYPEIQKKVQKEIDSVVPKDELPSLEHKDRLHYTEAFIHEVLRVSSVAPLGGPHTNSEEIELGGYRIPKDCILIGHLEFCHKHPRYWEKPNEFYPEHFLDENGKFCAKKEGFLPFGIGRRICIGEALARMELFYFITALIQNFTFTVPEGETLTTEKSTSERIFAFPTSFKILITERT